In Dasypus novemcinctus isolate mDasNov1 chromosome 10, mDasNov1.1.hap2, whole genome shotgun sequence, one DNA window encodes the following:
- the LOC101414893 gene encoding olfactory receptor 56A3-like yields MTPYRNGSISIGISDFLLNCFVTSPTWQLWLSLPLSLLFLLAMGANVILLITIRLEASLHQPMYYLLSLLSLLDMVLCITVIPKVLAIFWFGLKSISFYACFLQMYIMNCFLAMESCTFMVMAYDRYVAICHPLRYPSIITDQFVGKAAIFILARNALVTVSVPILSARLHYCGRNVIENCICANMSVSRLSCDDVTINRLLQFAGGWTLLGSDLILIFLSYTLILRAVLRLKAEGAVTKALSTCGSHFILILFFSTILLVFVLTHVAKKKVSPNVPVLLNVLHHVIPAALNPIVYGVRTQEIKQGIQRLLKKGW; encoded by the coding sequence ATGACACCCTACAGAAATGGCTCCATCTCTATAGGGATTTCAGACTTCCTTCTAAACTGTTTTGTCACTTCCCCCACGTGGCAGCTCTGGTTGTCCCTGCCCctcagcctcctcttcctcctggccATGGGGGCCAATGTTATTCTCCTGATCACCATCCGATTGGAGGCCTCTCTGCACCAGCCCATGTACTACCTACTCAGCCTCCTTTCCCTGCTGGACATGGTGCTCTGTATCACCGTTATTCCAAAGGTCCTGGCCATCTTTTGGTTTGGCCTCAAGTCCATCAGTTTCTATGCTTGCTTCCTCCAGATGTACATCATGAACTGCTTCCTGGCCATGGAGTCCTGCACATTTATggtcatggcctatgaccgctatgtagcCATCTGCCACCCACTGAGGTACCCATCCATCATCACCGATCAATTTGTAGGCAAGGCTGCCATTTTCATTTTGGCCAGAAATGCCCTTGTTACTGTGTCCGTTCCCATCCTCTCTGCCCGACTCCATTACTGTGGAAGAAATGTCATTGAGAACTGCATCTGCGCCAACATGTCTGTCTCCAGGCTGTCCTGTGATGATGTCACCATTAATCGCCTCCTCCAATTTGCTGGAGGCTGGACCCTGCTTGGATCTGACCTCATACTTATCTTTCTCTCTTACACCCTCATACTGAGAGCTGTGCTGAGACTCAAGGCAGAGGGAGCTGTGACCAAGGCTCTGAGTACCTGTGGCTCCCACTTCATTCTCATCCTCTTCTTCAGCACCATTCTCCTGGTCTTCGTCCTCACTCACGTGGCTAAGAAGAAGGTCTCCCCTAATGTGCCAGTCCTGCTCAATGTCCTCCACCATGTCATCCCTGCAGCCCTCAACCCCATTGTTTATGGGGTGCGAACACAGGAAATCAAGCAAGGAATCCAGAGATTACTGAAGAAAGGGTGGTGA